A single window of Chloracidobacterium sp. DNA harbors:
- a CDS encoding Dam family site-specific DNA-(adenine-N6)-methyltransferase — translation MEEANVPFLKWAGGKRWLIRNGAQLAPVRFNTYIEPFLGSGAVFFSLNPSRSILADVNTELVDTYNAIKTNWKEVESQLRRHERNHDDSYYYKLRDSRPRTNVTRAARFIYLNRTCWNGLYRVNLNGKFNVPRGSKNNVVLDTDDFKKTSDLLQNSQVLSQDFEITLSRARKGDFVYVDPPYTVNHNQNGFLKYNNNIFSWEDQIRLKNAIVRAVRRGAMVTVSNADHDSIHNLYRDIGDPARIERSSVIAGQSEYRKQTTEVLMRLGWDI, via the coding sequence ATGGAAGAAGCAAACGTACCTTTCCTGAAATGGGCCGGAGGTAAGCGATGGCTGATCCGAAATGGAGCTCAATTAGCCCCCGTTCGGTTCAACACCTACATCGAGCCATTTCTGGGCAGCGGGGCAGTATTTTTTTCACTCAACCCAAGCCGCAGTATTCTTGCAGATGTAAACACGGAACTTGTAGATACCTATAATGCCATCAAGACAAACTGGAAAGAGGTGGAGAGTCAATTACGCCGACACGAAAGGAACCACGACGATAGCTACTACTATAAGCTACGAGACTCGAGACCGCGGACGAATGTTACTCGGGCCGCCCGTTTTATCTATTTGAATAGAACGTGTTGGAATGGTCTCTACCGAGTGAATCTGAACGGGAAATTTAACGTCCCGCGGGGGTCTAAGAACAACGTGGTTCTCGACACGGATGACTTCAAAAAAACATCTGATCTTCTCCAAAACAGTCAGGTGTTATCTCAGGACTTCGAAATCACTCTTTCAAGAGCCAGAAAGGGCGATTTCGTGTACGTGGATCCGCCGTACACGGTGAATCATAACCAAAACGGTTTCTTAAAGTACAACAACAATATCTTCTCTTGGGAAGATCAAATCAGGCTGAAGAATGCGATCGTGCGGGCAGTTAGACGAGGGGCGATGGTTACCGTATCCAATGCAGACCACGACTCTATTCACAACCTGTACAGGGACATTGGTGATCCTGCCCGGATTGAACGGTCAAGCGTGATAGCAGGCCAGAGTGAATACCGAAAACAAACGACTGAGGTCTTAATGCGGCTCGGCTGGGATATTTGA
- a CDS encoding transposase — MQDAHGIEIYEENDFLLAYLLTFRTFGTWLHGDERLSVGRDGRNHYGKPRIHPKPEFETAMKGEMKQPPFILTKPMRRIVESAIKELCQRRGYGLSAVNVRTNHAHAVVSAQMKPERIADALKANATKMLREELLISSDTKVWSRGRSRKYLWKPKHVSGAIDYVLYCQSDIPFELLD; from the coding sequence ATGCAGGACGCTCATGGAATAGAGATCTACGAAGAAAACGATTTTCTACTCGCATACCTTTTGACATTTCGCACCTTCGGAACGTGGCTTCATGGTGATGAACGTCTGTCCGTAGGAAGAGACGGAAGAAACCATTATGGAAAGCCGCGAATTCATCCGAAACCCGAATTCGAAACAGCGATGAAGGGGGAAATGAAGCAACCTCCTTTTATCCTCACAAAACCAATGCGTCGAATTGTAGAATCGGCGATCAAAGAACTCTGCCAACGTCGCGGGTACGGTTTGTCTGCAGTTAATGTAAGAACCAACCATGCTCACGCGGTCGTTTCTGCTCAGATGAAGCCCGAACGAATAGCGGACGCTCTGAAAGCGAACGCGACGAAAATGCTCCGCGAGGAGTTGCTGATCTCTTCGGATACAAAAGTATGGTCGCGAGGCCGTAGCCGGAAATATTTGTGGAAACCGAAGCATGTCAGCGGAGCGATAGATTACGTCCTCTACTGCCAGAGTGATATTCCGTTTGAGCTGCTCGATTGA